One window from the genome of Actinoplanes teichomyceticus ATCC 31121 encodes:
- a CDS encoding cation diffusion facilitator family transporter gives MSSNHRHDHEHVAAAHRGHAAHDGHPAHDGHAAHGGHATHGGHAAHGGHAAHGGHAGHDHGVRADADRRWLTAALALITVFMAGEVVVGVVARSLALLSDAAHMLTDAAAIVLALIAMRLAARPPKGGYTYGLKRAEILSAQANGLTLLLLGGWLGYEAVQRLLAPPQVAGGLVLATAAVGVVVNVAAAWCMSRANRTSLNVEGAYQHILNDLFAFAATLVAGVVMVFTGFARADAIASLIVVALMATAGVRLLRDSGRVLLEAAPHGVDVDAIGAELAAVPAVAEIHDLHLWQITSGQAALSAHVIVADHADCHTIRGLLERLLHDRHDIRHTTLQVDHADEVVGAAGDEPHCDESHGPIHRGAAPAGRRVHPH, from the coding sequence ATGTCCAGCAATCACCGGCACGACCACGAGCACGTCGCCGCCGCACACCGCGGGCACGCAGCGCACGACGGGCACCCAGCGCACGACGGGCACGCAGCGCACGGCGGGCACGCAACGCACGGCGGGCACGCAGCGCACGGCGGGCACGCAGCGCACGGCGGGCACGCCGGACACGACCACGGGGTGCGGGCCGATGCCGACCGGCGCTGGCTGACCGCGGCCCTCGCCCTGATCACCGTGTTCATGGCCGGCGAGGTCGTCGTCGGTGTCGTCGCCCGCTCCCTCGCGCTGCTCTCCGACGCCGCGCACATGCTCACCGACGCGGCCGCGATCGTCCTCGCCCTGATCGCCATGCGGCTGGCCGCCCGGCCGCCGAAGGGCGGTTACACGTACGGCCTGAAACGCGCCGAGATCCTCTCCGCGCAGGCCAACGGGCTGACCCTGCTGCTGCTCGGCGGCTGGCTCGGCTACGAGGCGGTCCAGCGGTTGCTGGCGCCGCCGCAGGTCGCCGGCGGACTGGTGCTCGCCACCGCCGCCGTCGGGGTGGTGGTCAACGTCGCGGCCGCCTGGTGCATGTCGCGCGCCAACCGCACCAGCCTCAACGTCGAGGGCGCCTACCAGCACATCCTCAACGACCTGTTCGCGTTCGCCGCCACCCTGGTCGCCGGTGTCGTCATGGTGTTCACCGGCTTCGCCCGGGCCGACGCGATCGCCTCGCTGATCGTGGTCGCGCTGATGGCCACCGCCGGGGTGCGGCTGCTGCGCGACTCCGGCCGGGTCCTGCTGGAGGCCGCGCCGCACGGTGTCGACGTCGACGCGATCGGCGCCGAACTCGCCGCCGTCCCGGCGGTCGCCGAGATCCACGATCTGCACCTGTGGCAGATCACCTCCGGTCAGGCCGCCCTGTCCGCGCACGTCATCGTCGCCGACCACGCCGACTGTCACACCATCCGCGGGCTGCTGGAGCGGCTGCTGCACGACCGGCACGACATCCGGCACACCACCCTGCAGGTCGATCACGCTGACGAGGTCGTCGGAGCGGCCGGCGACGAGCCGCACTGCGACGAGTCGCACGGCCCGATCCACCGCGGCGCCGCACCGGCCGGGCGGCGGGTCCACCCGCACTGA
- a CDS encoding cation transporter, which yields MSLPLIPSAQAGADGRDGPDRRDGPDGRDGPDGRDGPDRRDLRDSPDRRDRRDGPRRDPLARRIRLLVAATITYNVVEAVVAIAAGTAADSTALIGFGLDSVIEVSSAAAVAWQFAGRDPQARERTALRIIAVSFFALAGYVAAESLRALLSGADAGHSTAGILLAAVSLLVMPGLSAAQRRAGRELRSRTAVADSRQTLLCTYLSAVLLAGLTVDSLFGWSWADPVAALVIAAVAVKEGRETWRGDACCAPRPPAAGGDDGCCAGER from the coding sequence ATGAGCCTGCCGCTGATCCCGTCCGCCCAGGCCGGTGCGGACGGCCGGGACGGTCCGGACCGCCGGGACGGTCCGGACGGCCGGGACGGTCCAGACGGCCGGGACGGTCCGGACCGCCGGGACTTACGGGACTCGCCGGACCGGCGGGACCGGCGGGACGGGCCACGCCGGGACCCGCTCGCCCGCCGGATCCGGCTGCTGGTCGCGGCCACCATCACGTACAACGTGGTGGAGGCCGTGGTGGCGATCGCCGCCGGCACGGCCGCGGACTCGACCGCGCTGATCGGATTCGGCCTGGACTCGGTCATCGAGGTGTCCTCGGCCGCCGCGGTGGCCTGGCAGTTCGCCGGTCGTGACCCGCAGGCGCGGGAGAGGACCGCGCTGCGGATCATCGCGGTCTCGTTCTTCGCGCTGGCCGGCTACGTCGCCGCCGAGTCGCTGCGCGCGCTGCTCAGCGGGGCCGACGCCGGGCACTCCACCGCCGGGATCCTCCTCGCCGCGGTGTCCCTGCTGGTCATGCCGGGCCTCTCGGCGGCTCAGCGCCGTGCCGGCCGCGAGTTGCGCTCGCGCACCGCGGTCGCCGACTCCCGGCAGACACTGCTGTGCACCTACCTGTCGGCGGTGCTGCTGGCCGGGCTGACGGTCGACAGCCTGTTCGGCTGGAGCTGGGCCGACCCGGTCGCCGCCCTCGTCATCGCCGCGGTCGCGGTCAAGGAGGGGCGTGAGACGTGGCGTGGGGATGCCTGCTGCGCGCCCCGGCCGCCGGCTGCCGGCGGCGATGACGGGTGCTGCGCCGGCGAACGGTGA
- a CDS encoding ArsR/SmtB family transcription factor, whose product METVTHGQVLARFGHALSDPTRARLLLALREAPGYPAELADLLGVTRQNLSNHLACLRGCGLVVAVPQGRRTRYELADPRIRHALGDLLGLVLAVDPAACADAAEDCCR is encoded by the coding sequence ATGGAGACGGTGACGCACGGCCAGGTGCTGGCCCGATTCGGACATGCGCTGTCCGACCCCACCCGGGCCCGGCTGCTGCTGGCGCTGCGCGAGGCGCCGGGTTACCCGGCCGAGCTGGCCGACCTGCTCGGGGTGACCCGGCAGAACCTGTCCAACCACCTGGCCTGCCTGCGCGGCTGTGGCCTGGTCGTCGCCGTCCCGCAGGGTCGCCGCACCCGGTACGAGCTGGCCGACCCGCGCATCCGGCACGCCCTCGGCGACCTGCTCGGGCTGGTCCTGGCGGTCGACCCGGCCGCGTGCGCGGACGCCGCCGAGGACTGCTGCCGATGA
- a CDS encoding antibiotic biosynthesis monooxygenase family protein encodes MPDQPFADTPPPPYVAVIFTSIRADGDHGYAAMAASMERLAREQPGFLGIESARDGVGITVSYWADQQAARGWKQVAAHLVAQRRGRATWYRDYRVRVATVERDYAMDSSPIDAG; translated from the coding sequence ATGCCCGACCAGCCGTTCGCCGACACCCCGCCACCGCCCTACGTCGCGGTGATCTTCACGTCGATCCGCGCGGACGGCGACCACGGGTACGCCGCGATGGCCGCGTCGATGGAGCGGCTCGCCCGGGAGCAGCCCGGTTTCCTCGGCATCGAGTCGGCTCGTGACGGTGTCGGGATCACCGTGTCGTACTGGGCCGACCAGCAGGCGGCCCGCGGCTGGAAGCAGGTCGCGGCCCATCTGGTGGCGCAGCGCCGCGGCCGCGCCACGTGGTACCGGGATTATCGCGTCCGGGTGGCCACGGTCGAGCGGGACTACGCCATGGACTCGTCACCGATCGACGCCGGCTGA
- a CDS encoding SAM hydrolase/SAM-dependent halogenase family protein, whose product MLLTVVADYGVGDLAFAEVRQRLALLLPEAEVTAIPVPPFDTVSAGFCLAQLAFGDGPPDRVLYANVAPRQDEDRPRQDNAGERLVAARLPSGVLVVGVAAGASMSFLADEEVPLHAVEVADAGSQFRSRDVFPDALAALVRGDTGLLGEPVTVDPAPVRAVAYSDGYGNLKTSWYDAPAAPGTSARVRIGAVVHEVVISDGVFAVPAGAIAFAPGSSGWPRGDGGGARVSHEIFARGRNAAELFGNPVSGTPVEVLV is encoded by the coding sequence GTGCTGCTCACGGTCGTCGCCGACTACGGGGTCGGGGATCTCGCCTTCGCCGAGGTGCGCCAGCGCCTCGCCCTGCTGCTGCCCGAGGCCGAGGTCACGGCCATCCCGGTGCCGCCGTTCGACACGGTCAGCGCCGGCTTCTGCCTCGCCCAGCTCGCCTTCGGCGACGGCCCGCCGGACCGGGTGCTCTACGCCAACGTGGCGCCCCGGCAGGACGAGGACCGGCCACGGCAGGACAACGCCGGCGAGCGGCTGGTCGCGGCCCGGCTGCCCTCGGGTGTGCTGGTGGTCGGCGTGGCCGCCGGGGCGAGCATGTCGTTCCTGGCCGACGAGGAGGTGCCGCTGCACGCCGTCGAGGTCGCCGACGCCGGCTCGCAGTTCCGGTCCCGCGACGTGTTCCCCGACGCGCTGGCCGCCCTGGTGCGCGGCGACACCGGCCTGCTCGGCGAGCCGGTGACCGTCGATCCGGCGCCGGTTCGCGCGGTGGCGTACTCGGACGGCTACGGCAACCTCAAGACGAGCTGGTACGACGCGCCCGCCGCGCCGGGCACGTCGGCCCGGGTCCGGATCGGCGCCGTGGTGCACGAGGTGGTCATCAGCGACGGCGTGTTCGCGGTGCCGGCCGGCGCGATCGCGTTCGCGCCCGGCAGTTCCGGCTGGCCGCGCGGGGACGGCGGCGGGGCCCGGGTCAGCCACGAGATCTTCGCGCGCGGCCGCAACGCCGCCGAGCTGTTCGGCAACCCCGTTTCCGGTACGCCGGTGGAGGTGCTCGTCTGA
- a CDS encoding TetR/AcrR family transcriptional regulator, translated as MTGAGSTRDHLIESTQELLWERGYAATSPRAILDRAGAGQGSMYHHFRGKEDLAAAAMAATAQQLLARAEAALTGEGSAFERLAGYLLRQREVLRGCPVGRMTGDADVLESAVLRRLVATTFDSLRAHVDAVVRAGVRDGEFDSAVDPAELADTVLAVVQGGYVLARAAGDPAPFDRAVRGAVAMLDHLRRKDTV; from the coding sequence GTGACTGGAGCCGGTTCCACCCGTGACCATCTGATCGAGAGCACTCAGGAGCTTCTCTGGGAACGCGGCTACGCCGCGACGAGCCCGCGCGCCATCCTGGACCGCGCCGGTGCCGGGCAGGGCAGCATGTACCACCACTTCCGGGGCAAGGAAGACCTGGCCGCGGCGGCGATGGCGGCCACCGCGCAACAGTTGCTCGCCCGGGCCGAGGCGGCTCTGACCGGCGAGGGCTCCGCGTTCGAGCGCCTGGCCGGCTACCTGCTGCGCCAGCGCGAGGTTCTGCGCGGGTGCCCGGTGGGCCGGATGACCGGCGACGCCGACGTGCTGGAGTCCGCGGTCCTGCGGCGGCTGGTCGCCACCACGTTCGACAGTCTGCGGGCACACGTCGACGCGGTCGTCCGGGCCGGGGTGCGCGACGGCGAATTCGACTCCGCGGTGGACCCCGCCGAGCTCGCCGACACCGTGCTCGCCGTCGTGCAGGGCGGTTACGTGCTGGCCCGCGCGGCCGGGGATCCCGCGCCGTTCGACCGCGCCGTCCGTGGCGCCGTCGCCATGCTCGACCACCTGAGGAGGAAGGACACCGTATGA